A region from the Wansuia hejianensis genome encodes:
- a CDS encoding twitching motility protein PilT: MVQLIVGKKGKGKTKYLLDKVNTAIKAANGNIVYLDKSSKHMYELNNKVRLIDVSIYPLKNSDEFIGFICGILSQDHDLEQMYLDSFLRLSRLEGNESMIDDCVSQLENVSKIFNVDFILSVSMDKEELSASLQEKVILAL; encoded by the coding sequence ATGGTTCAATTAATTGTCGGTAAAAAAGGAAAGGGAAAGACCAAATACCTTCTGGATAAGGTAAATACAGCGATTAAAGCTGCCAACGGCAACATTGTCTATCTAGACAAGAGTTCCAAACACATGTATGAGTTAAACAATAAAGTCCGTCTGATTGATGTTTCTATCTACCCGCTGAAAAACAGCGATGAGTTTATCGGTTTCATTTGCGGTATCCTTTCTCAGGATCATGATCTGGAGCAGATGTATCTGGACAGTTTTCTGCGTTTATCCAGACTGGAAGGCAACGAGTCTATGATCGACGATTGTGTCAGCCAGCTGGAGAATGTCAGCAAAATTTTCAATGTTGATTTTATTCTCAGCGTTTCCATGGATAAAGAGGAATTGAGTGCCAGTCTTCAGGAAAAGGTTATTCTGGCTTTATAA
- a CDS encoding ABC transporter substrate-binding protein: MKQNWKKLSGVLLGAVLAAGLLAGCGGTADTSASGSQPSGGSPATSSISAPAGSASSAAVSSSGQETAEVKNETEEIVLGSVRDMIPGEGDAFYVNLSAQVWEPLVINNNHALEPGLAESWEFNDDCTEWTFHLAENAVFTDGVKFDADVCIQNIERYKTGPLTSTYTSLSIDKSFPNLKEIVKVDDYTVKFVFNEPITTLDALLGDYGSPMISPNCFDPQTGEITSQVVGTGRYMIEEHVQDQYAVFVRNDNYWGDNPGKVKRYRVNCIPDSETRYSALVSGEIMGLMDNGAIMVDAAAKLAESDDRFEIEPTKSHMTHYLYVNGSKEYLGDVKLRQAISCAIDRDQLNETLYQGLCYPAYSALSNQTPLYKEIQGTYDLDRAKELADEVLQGQRLQATLIIGQRVVDGYPAKAMAEYMQSALSEIGIDISIELLDNEVTTERLKSGDYDFCINVTGLNSADPYSTLYSWMDSEGSYNVDYHWNYSNTEVDKLLASVLNEKDADKRAEIYGRLQEISAEELPVIPILYYVNVNIHNKEITGYTSELFDGVSIPTLEWAANR; this comes from the coding sequence ATGAAACAAAATTGGAAAAAACTCTCAGGCGTTTTGCTGGGCGCGGTACTTGCCGCTGGATTGCTGGCTGGCTGCGGGGGGACCGCTGATACGTCTGCTTCCGGCAGCCAGCCTTCCGGCGGCAGTCCGGCCACAAGCTCAATTTCCGCCCCGGCCGGCAGCGCTTCTTCTGCTGCGGTCAGCAGTTCCGGTCAGGAAACGGCAGAAGTCAAAAATGAGACCGAAGAAATTGTTCTGGGCTCTGTCAGGGATATGATTCCCGGAGAGGGAGATGCGTTTTATGTAAATCTTTCCGCTCAGGTCTGGGAACCTCTGGTCATTAATAACAACCATGCGCTGGAGCCTGGACTTGCAGAATCGTGGGAATTCAACGATGACTGCACAGAGTGGACATTTCATCTGGCAGAAAACGCTGTCTTCACCGATGGGGTAAAGTTTGATGCGGATGTATGCATCCAGAATATTGAACGCTATAAGACAGGTCCACTGACCTCTACCTATACTTCCCTCAGCATTGATAAGTCCTTTCCCAATCTGAAGGAAATTGTAAAGGTGGATGATTATACTGTAAAGTTCGTCTTCAATGAGCCGATTACCACTCTGGACGCACTTCTCGGTGACTACGGAAGTCCAATGATCAGCCCCAATTGCTTTGACCCACAGACAGGGGAAATCACTTCTCAGGTTGTCGGGACCGGCCGTTATATGATCGAAGAGCATGTACAGGACCAGTACGCGGTCTTTGTAAGAAATGATAATTACTGGGGTGATAATCCAGGAAAAGTAAAACGCTACCGCGTGAACTGTATCCCCGATTCGGAAACCCGCTATTCCGCGCTTGTTTCAGGAGAAATCATGGGTCTCATGGATAACGGCGCAATTATGGTAGACGCAGCCGCTAAGCTGGCAGAAAGCGACGACCGATTCGAGATTGAACCTACAAAAAGCCATATGACTCATTACCTCTATGTCAATGGTTCCAAAGAATATCTGGGAGATGTTAAACTCCGCCAGGCCATCAGCTGTGCCATCGACCGGGATCAGCTGAACGAAACACTGTACCAGGGGCTATGTTATCCCGCTTACAGCGCGCTGAGTAATCAGACGCCTCTTTACAAGGAAATTCAGGGAACATATGATCTGGACCGGGCCAAGGAGCTGGCGGATGAAGTGCTCCAGGGACAGAGGCTTCAGGCAACACTGATCATCGGACAGCGTGTGGTTGACGGTTATCCTGCGAAAGCAATGGCGGAATATATGCAGTCAGCTCTCTCCGAAATAGGAATTGATATCAGCATTGAACTGTTGGACAATGAAGTTACCACAGAGCGCCTGAAATCCGGAGATTATGATTTTTGCATCAACGTGACCGGGCTGAACAGCGCAGACCCCTATTCCACGCTCTACAGCTGGATGGATTCCGAAGGCTCTTACAATGTGGATTACCACTGGAATTATTCCAATACGGAGGTGGACAAGCTTCTGGCATCCGTGTTGAATGAAAAGGATGCCGACAAGCGGGCTGAGATATATGGGCGGCTGCAGGAAATCTCTGCTGAGGAGCTTCCGGTGATCCCGATCCTTTACTATGTCAACGTAAATATTCATAATAAAGAAATCACAGGCTATACTTCAGAGCTGTTTGACGGCGTCAGCATCCCGACTCTGGAATGGGCCGCGAACCGATAA
- a CDS encoding ABC transporter permease: MGIAKYIGKKLIMLIPVLFGITVLAFLLGVLSPGDPVEAVLNPDGTQIVSDEEYAIMRERMGLDDPVPVQYVKWLKNALTGDLGRSFFTNKEIRDQLAYRLPYTIRLACFGMCLTVVFGLGFGILMARYRDKWPDRLLRLITTLMLSVPGFWLAILLILVLVEQLHLLPTSGLNGFSSYIMPGITVAFSTIGVCARLTRTAVLDELGRQYVTVASAKGMKAKTVTFRHAFRNSLIPITTFLGNYFAGILGGSTIAEVIFNIPGIGNYAISAVKSRDYYVVQAYVLFSGLVYVVINIVIDLLYLVLNPKIRVGEKVG, from the coding sequence ATGGGAATTGCAAAGTATATTGGTAAAAAATTGATTATGCTGATTCCTGTGCTTTTCGGCATTACAGTTCTGGCGTTTCTGCTGGGCGTCCTATCCCCGGGCGACCCAGTGGAAGCCGTTCTGAATCCGGACGGCACACAGATCGTGAGCGACGAAGAATATGCGATTATGAGGGAACGAATGGGACTGGATGATCCGGTCCCTGTTCAGTATGTAAAATGGTTGAAAAATGCTCTGACAGGTGATTTGGGCAGATCCTTTTTTACCAACAAGGAAATTAGGGATCAGCTCGCTTACCGTCTTCCCTATACAATCCGTCTGGCCTGCTTCGGCATGTGCCTGACAGTGGTGTTCGGACTTGGCTTCGGTATCCTGATGGCCCGCTATAGAGACAAATGGCCGGACAGGCTCCTTCGATTGATTACGACACTCATGCTGTCGGTACCCGGCTTCTGGCTGGCGATCCTGCTGATCCTGGTTTTGGTAGAACAGCTGCACCTTCTGCCAACCAGCGGTCTCAATGGTTTTTCCTCCTATATTATGCCGGGGATCACGGTCGCGTTCTCCACAATCGGCGTGTGTGCTCGTCTGACCAGAACCGCAGTTTTGGACGAGCTGGGCCGCCAGTATGTGACGGTCGCCAGCGCTAAAGGAATGAAGGCGAAAACAGTCACATTCCGCCATGCATTCCGGAATTCGCTGATTCCAATTACAACTTTTCTGGGAAATTATTTTGCAGGTATCCTGGGGGGATCGACAATCGCTGAAGTTATTTTCAACATACCGGGCATCGGGAACTATGCGATCTCCGCGGTAAAATCCAGAGACTATTATGTGGTTCAGGCATATGTGCTGTTTAGCGGCCTGGTCTATGTGGTGATAAATATTGTCATCGATCTTTTATATCTGGTGCTGAATCCTAAGATAAGGGTAGGTGAGAAGGTAGGGTGA
- a CDS encoding ABC transporter permease codes for MKKRNIGFTAACVLLGAILLMSVLAPLLAPYDPNQIDMKNALAGPSAAHWLGTDNIGRDFFSRVMYGGRQSILLALAATSLSMGLGCVIGLIAGYFGGILDLVITSVSNIFQGLPGMTMMIAIAGIMGSGVHSMLLALVLTSWVGFSRLVRGEVMKVKQEAFIDGLRSIGAGNGRILFLHIAPNLLSSILIIFATRIAGSILSVAALSFLGLGLQPPTPDWSIMINEARAYYRTNPLLAIAPGICIVCLSFSINVIADGLRDRFDVRRDSIPD; via the coding sequence GTGAAAAAGAGAAATATCGGTTTTACCGCAGCGTGTGTGCTTTTGGGAGCTATTCTGCTGATGAGTGTCCTGGCCCCTTTACTTGCGCCATACGACCCCAATCAGATCGATATGAAAAATGCGCTGGCCGGGCCTTCTGCCGCTCATTGGCTGGGAACAGACAACATAGGCAGAGATTTTTTCAGCCGCGTGATGTATGGGGGACGTCAGTCTATACTGCTGGCGCTGGCGGCTACCAGCCTGTCCATGGGCCTGGGCTGTGTGATCGGACTGATCGCCGGCTATTTCGGCGGCATACTTGACCTGGTCATCACTTCCGTATCAAACATCTTTCAGGGACTTCCCGGAATGACTATGATGATCGCAATTGCGGGTATTATGGGCTCCGGGGTACACAGCATGCTCCTTGCCCTGGTACTGACCTCCTGGGTCGGATTCTCCAGACTTGTACGGGGTGAAGTCATGAAGGTGAAACAGGAAGCTTTTATTGATGGACTGAGAAGCATAGGGGCGGGAAACGGCCGGATACTCTTCCTGCACATAGCGCCTAATCTGCTGAGCAGTATACTGATCATTTTTGCAACCCGAATTGCAGGTTCCATTTTATCGGTAGCTGCGCTGAGTTTCCTGGGGCTGGGCCTTCAGCCGCCCACGCCTGACTGGAGTATCATGATCAATGAGGCGAGAGCCTATTACCGGACCAATCCCCTTCTGGCAATCGCGCCGGGCATTTGCATCGTCTGCCTGTCTTTCAGCATCAATGTCATTGCAGACGGACTCCGGGACCGTTTTGATGTGCGCAGAGACAGTATACCGGATTAA
- a CDS encoding ABC transporter ATP-binding protein, translated as MGENIILKDFSVSFQTSQGEVKAVRGVNTVFESGKVTGMIGESGSGKSVLGMGILKLLAANARISGQCYYGDEEISAYTEKQMTSFRGLKIGLIPQNPAESLDPVIRIKKQLIEAVTTHDRSRKKEAEDRYCLLMKRFGFKDPESIGRKYSFQLSGGMNQRIISVLGLMCSPGWMLADEPTKGLDAILRKQVYGVLREVLKRDTESMIVITHDIILARRLCDNILVLYQGEVLEQGSAELVLESPLHPYTTGLIASLPSHGMVPIPFPMAERSGRPGCVFYPRCPYGTERCGSEKPCDYTVPDGRKVRCFRYAQS; from the coding sequence ATGGGAGAAAATATTATACTTAAAGATTTCAGCGTCAGCTTTCAGACCTCCCAGGGGGAGGTAAAAGCTGTCCGCGGGGTAAATACTGTGTTCGAGTCCGGAAAGGTAACGGGAATGATCGGTGAAAGCGGGAGCGGTAAATCTGTGCTGGGAATGGGGATTCTCAAACTGCTTGCTGCAAACGCCAGGATCAGCGGACAGTGTTATTACGGAGATGAAGAAATCAGCGCCTACACAGAAAAGCAGATGACCTCTTTCAGAGGCTTGAAAATTGGCCTGATCCCACAAAATCCTGCGGAATCCCTTGATCCGGTGATCCGCATTAAAAAGCAGCTGATTGAGGCTGTAACCACTCATGACCGTTCCCGAAAGAAGGAAGCTGAAGACAGGTATTGTCTATTAATGAAAAGATTTGGTTTTAAAGACCCGGAATCAATCGGACGCAAATACTCCTTTCAGTTGAGCGGAGGCATGAATCAGAGAATCATATCGGTACTCGGCCTGATGTGCAGCCCCGGCTGGATGCTGGCGGATGAGCCTACAAAAGGTCTGGATGCGATTTTACGAAAGCAGGTCTATGGGGTCCTCAGAGAGGTATTAAAGCGTGATACAGAGAGCATGATAGTCATCACTCATGACATAATACTGGCAAGACGGCTGTGTGACAATATTCTGGTTCTCTACCAGGGTGAGGTTCTGGAGCAGGGCAGTGCGGAACTGGTTCTGGAAAGCCCTCTTCATCCTTATACAACAGGATTGATCGCATCCCTGCCGTCTCATGGAATGGTTCCAATTCCGTTTCCCATGGCGGAACGGTCCGGCAGGCCCGGCTGTGTGTTTTATCCCAGATGCCCGTACGGAACAGAGCGCTGCGGAAGTGAAAAGCCCTGCGATTACACCGTTCCGGACGGCAGAAAGGTCAGGTGTTTCCGGTATGCTCAGAGTTGA
- a CDS encoding ABC transporter ATP-binding protein gives MLRVENLKKHFVIGVIRKHRVDAVKGVSFEIPEGGSLGIAGNSGCGKSTIARILMGLEEPDCGTIYLDGERQDALSASAVRIRKKKMQMIFQHPEASLDPQKTILSSMMEPMVIHKMCESTRGRKERIRELFELVGISESLFSRYPHQISGGEAQRIMIARALTLEPKVLILDEPTSMLDVSIQAHMMNLLKDLGHKMNLTYLFISHDLEVLSWFCSHICIMNQGTFVETGKTEEIIHHPGHPFTRELVESFSEF, from the coding sequence ATGCTCAGAGTTGAGAATCTAAAAAAACATTTTGTCATTGGTGTAATCAGAAAGCACCGTGTGGACGCAGTCAAAGGCGTTTCCTTTGAAATCCCAGAAGGAGGCAGCCTGGGAATAGCGGGGAACAGCGGATGTGGAAAATCTACGATCGCCCGTATCCTCATGGGCCTTGAAGAGCCGGACTGCGGAACTATCTATCTGGACGGAGAACGCCAGGACGCCCTGTCTGCCTCGGCGGTCAGGATCAGAAAGAAAAAAATGCAAATGATATTTCAGCATCCGGAAGCCTCCCTGGACCCACAGAAGACCATTCTTTCCAGCATGATGGAGCCTATGGTTATCCATAAAATGTGTGAAAGCACCCGGGGACGAAAAGAGCGAATCCGTGAACTCTTTGAACTGGTGGGAATTTCTGAAAGCCTTTTTTCCAGATATCCTCATCAGATCAGCGGCGGTGAAGCCCAGAGAATAATGATTGCAAGAGCACTGACGCTGGAACCCAAAGTCCTGATTCTGGACGAACCCACTTCCATGCTGGATGTGTCCATTCAGGCTCATATGATGAATCTATTAAAAGATCTGGGACACAAAATGAATTTAACCTATCTGTTTATTTCACATGACCTTGAAGTCCTGAGCTGGTTTTGCAGCCATATCTGCATCATGAACCAGGGGACATTTGTGGAAACCGGAAAAACCGAGGAAATTATTCATCATCCCGGACACCCGTTTACCCGTGAACTGGTGGAAAGTTTCTCTGAATTTTAA